The following are from one region of the Bacillus methanolicus MGA3 genome:
- a CDS encoding PadR family transcriptional regulator — protein MSSIRYALLSLLAREPLSGYDIKQHMNNRLGPFWKVGSNQVYPELAKMEKEGLVKLQGVEQHAYRPARKVYEITEAGREALIQWTIEPGELERIRDDFLLKVYNSWLVEPEKMIEQIEEIKRQHEERLAAYLEKVKELTQMLDPSNSKDPIASSISVVEFGIKYERLYIEWCDNLIKKL, from the coding sequence ATGAGCTCAATCCGTTATGCATTGCTTTCTTTGTTGGCACGCGAGCCGCTAAGCGGTTATGATATCAAGCAGCACATGAACAATCGATTGGGTCCGTTTTGGAAAGTAGGGAGCAATCAGGTTTATCCTGAATTGGCCAAAATGGAAAAAGAGGGCTTGGTAAAGCTTCAAGGAGTAGAACAGCATGCCTATCGCCCCGCCCGAAAAGTGTATGAGATTACAGAAGCTGGACGGGAGGCATTAATACAGTGGACGATAGAGCCGGGGGAATTGGAAAGGATCCGCGATGATTTCCTATTGAAGGTTTACAATTCTTGGCTTGTAGAACCCGAAAAGATGATCGAACAAATTGAGGAAATAAAGAGGCAGCATGAAGAGAGATTAGCCGCCTATTTGGAAAAAGTAAAGGAGCTCACTCAAATGCTTGACCCGTCCAACAGCAAAGATCCGATTGCCTCCAGCATCTCTGTAGTTGAATTCGGCATTAAATATGAACGCCTGTATATAGAATGGTGTGATAATTTAATTAAAAAACTTTAA
- a CDS encoding alpha/beta hydrolase family protein: MERGKRISARENYLRASNYYRTAEFFLHGDKNDPRILETWGKSRSTFRQAIKLMDMPVEEVQVSYEGTYLPGYFYRVDESQRPTLLVHGGFDSTGEELYFQVAAAALQRGYNCLTFEGPGQGSVIREQHLPFRHDWEKVVTPVVDYLLNRPEVDPKRIALMGISLGGYLAPRAAAFEHRIAACIANDGLFSNQFGEMGRKFHKGSDEYLNKPDYMEKFVRELMDKNTNVRWAIENGMFTYKAESIFELVQKTEPVTLEGVAQKIKCPTLVCEAEADHFFAGQPQKLYDALTCPKTFMLFTAKDCAEEHCQFGALLFYNQRVFEWLDETLGINNEESQLSLQDY; the protein is encoded by the coding sequence TTGGAGCGGGGCAAACGGATCAGTGCTCGGGAAAACTATTTGCGAGCTTCGAATTACTACCGAACCGCTGAATTTTTTCTGCATGGAGATAAAAATGACCCTCGTATCCTGGAAACTTGGGGAAAAAGCCGAAGCACGTTTCGCCAAGCTATAAAATTGATGGATATGCCAGTGGAAGAAGTGCAGGTTTCTTATGAAGGAACCTATTTACCGGGATATTTTTACCGTGTGGATGAGTCGCAACGGCCAACCTTACTAGTTCACGGAGGCTTTGACTCTACAGGGGAGGAACTTTATTTTCAAGTTGCGGCGGCTGCACTGCAGCGTGGATACAACTGCCTTACTTTCGAAGGTCCGGGTCAAGGCTCGGTCATTCGAGAGCAGCATCTCCCATTTCGCCATGATTGGGAAAAGGTTGTCACACCAGTCGTCGATTACTTGCTGAATAGACCTGAAGTGGACCCAAAACGAATCGCCTTAATGGGCATCAGTCTTGGGGGATATTTAGCGCCTCGCGCTGCAGCCTTTGAACACCGCATAGCCGCCTGTATCGCTAACGACGGTTTGTTTTCCAATCAATTTGGTGAGATGGGTCGCAAGTTCCACAAAGGGAGCGATGAGTATTTAAACAAACCGGACTATATGGAAAAGTTCGTTCGAGAGTTAATGGATAAAAACACAAATGTACGCTGGGCTATTGAAAATGGAATGTTCACATATAAGGCTGAATCCATTTTCGAACTTGTCCAAAAAACAGAGCCTGTCACGTTAGAGGGTGTGGCGCAAAAAATTAAGTGCCCAACATTGGTATGTGAAGCCGAAGCCGATCATTTTTTCGCCGGCCAGCCCCAAAAACTCTATGATGCCCTCACCTGCCCTAAAACGTTCATGCTTTTCACTGCGAAAGACTGTGCTGAGGAACACTGCCAATTCGGTGCACTGCTTTTTTATAACCAGCGTGTCTTTGAGTGGTTGGATGAAACCCTAGGTATTAATAACGAAGAATCGCAGCTCTCTTTGCAAGATTACTAG
- a CDS encoding C40 family peptidase: MKRFVITTLVTLSLFFVGFSETNHTYAATNYRVKASAIAQKYVGVPYRWGGSSPSGFDCSGLVYYSFKKAGKTLPRTAGEMYRRGTTVSKRNLRVGDLVFFHTTSKCASHVGIYIGANKFVHSSSKGVRIDSMSNPYWSKVYHGSKRM; the protein is encoded by the coding sequence ATGAAAAGGTTTGTTATTACAACTTTAGTTACCTTGAGTCTGTTTTTTGTCGGATTTTCTGAAACAAATCATACATACGCAGCAACAAACTACAGAGTGAAAGCTTCTGCGATCGCTCAAAAATACGTGGGAGTTCCTTATAGATGGGGCGGTAGTTCACCATCAGGATTTGATTGTTCGGGTTTAGTTTATTACTCATTTAAAAAAGCTGGAAAAACTCTTCCTAGAACTGCCGGAGAAATGTATAGAAGGGGAACTACCGTTTCTAAAAGGAATTTAAGAGTCGGCGATCTCGTATTTTTCCACACAACTAGCAAATGTGCTTCCCACGTAGGAATATACATAGGTGCAAACAAATTTGTTCATTCAAGTTCAAAAGGTGTAAGAATAGACTCTATGTCTAATCCATATTGGAGCAAAGTCTATCACGGATCAAAACGAATGTAA
- a CDS encoding SWIM zinc finger family protein produces MATIPDHYREMLEFAARNFQKILRAEAAEDANIVQKGLLHYRQGMVYKMKLEDEAVIASVQDVAPVDVRLDLNFLETSGCSCPAEGFCRHQLAVFFQAYSTIGSVADWLEEWRQPIKEKALASKWGLKRAKDLLKRSAKLKASYENWIGTFEDSFKSIMTGMGEPRPYVVPELFQIYMKRLNASSPIEQEWKNLYELCASVFTFLKLAEISEKYGHTDEMVNRYYRHVFHSLIEKAMDAVDRLSIHSLPFAFDQFIEKLKDNTGELLFVPEFLKYEGIHLYRVLWDGLFKQSKWREEERASLTELVKRNGSLPPAIALAHLNMLIRKDEEAILGLQRLGTDAVPYMIHWLELLTAQKAWKRMTPYAELFILQLNKYTKTLIGYHKRRDFTNLAIDVLTPFCVESSRYDLYERALLQTLPYSYREYEDFLFQQGQLEKWGELQSYIGFDVRDLPTDRIKTVQKEKPEILLPLYHQSIVRNIEMKNRTNYREAVRHLKKLRTIYKKMKRLEDFERFMAELMKKTKRLRAFQEECKRGKLIDV; encoded by the coding sequence ATGGCAACGATTCCTGATCATTATAGAGAAATGCTGGAGTTTGCGGCCCGGAATTTTCAAAAGATTCTGCGGGCAGAGGCGGCTGAGGATGCGAATATTGTGCAAAAAGGCTTGCTTCATTATCGCCAAGGGATGGTTTATAAAATGAAGCTGGAAGATGAAGCCGTCATTGCCTCCGTTCAGGATGTGGCACCCGTTGATGTCAGGCTTGATTTGAATTTTCTAGAGACAAGCGGCTGCTCCTGTCCGGCGGAAGGGTTTTGCCGGCACCAGCTTGCAGTTTTTTTTCAAGCCTATTCAACGATTGGCAGTGTTGCTGACTGGCTTGAAGAATGGCGCCAGCCAATAAAGGAAAAAGCTCTCGCTTCGAAATGGGGGCTTAAAAGAGCGAAAGACCTGTTAAAAAGGTCTGCAAAATTGAAGGCGTCCTATGAAAACTGGATCGGCACCTTTGAAGATAGCTTTAAATCGATTATGACCGGAATGGGTGAACCGCGCCCGTATGTGGTCCCTGAGCTTTTTCAAATTTATATGAAGCGGCTAAATGCAAGTTCTCCCATTGAGCAGGAGTGGAAAAACCTTTATGAGCTGTGCGCTTCTGTTTTCACTTTTTTAAAACTTGCGGAAATCAGTGAGAAATATGGACACACTGATGAAATGGTAAACCGTTATTACCGGCATGTATTTCATTCTTTAATTGAGAAAGCAATGGATGCGGTTGACCGGTTGTCTATCCATTCCCTTCCTTTTGCCTTCGATCAATTTATTGAAAAGCTCAAGGACAACACCGGGGAGCTTCTGTTTGTACCTGAGTTCCTCAAATACGAAGGAATTCATTTATATAGGGTTTTATGGGACGGTCTTTTTAAGCAAAGCAAGTGGCGCGAAGAAGAACGAGCCAGCTTGACTGAACTTGTGAAACGAAACGGCTCCCTTCCGCCTGCGATTGCCCTTGCCCATCTGAACATGTTGATCCGTAAAGATGAAGAGGCGATTTTAGGATTGCAGCGGTTAGGCACAGATGCTGTCCCATACATGATTCATTGGCTGGAATTGCTTACGGCGCAGAAAGCATGGAAAAGAATGACACCATACGCTGAGCTTTTTATTCTGCAGCTGAACAAATACACGAAAACACTTATCGGGTACCATAAACGGCGTGATTTTACTAACTTAGCGATCGATGTCCTGACACCGTTTTGTGTGGAAAGCAGCCGCTATGATTTGTATGAACGCGCTCTTCTTCAAACCCTTCCCTACAGTTATCGAGAGTATGAAGATTTCTTATTTCAACAGGGCCAACTTGAAAAATGGGGAGAATTGCAATCTTATATCGGTTTTGATGTGCGCGATTTGCCGACAGACCGAATTAAGACTGTTCAGAAGGAAAAGCCAGAGATCCTTCTTCCCCTTTACCATCAATCGATTGTCCGAAATATTGAAATGAAAAACCGGACAAATTACCGGGAAGCGGTCCGGCATTTAAAGAAGCTGCGTACGATTTATAAGAAAATGAAACGTCTGGAAGATTTTGAACGGTTTATGGCCGAGCTGATGAAAAAAACAAAACGGCTTCGCGCCTTTCAAGAAGAATGCAAAAGAGGTAAGCTGATCGATGTATGA
- a CDS encoding DEAD/DEAH box helicase, translating to MYETRSLQIAITPIGERFFITAQSENFIEASQWKHLLFHRHEESFYGTLLDVETVDGVEGVFVNGWQLVTLFAKEQFNRLIDWDWDETSQICLSAAPAIYDAIVEKEWRPDFSLLGEDEFRWALPDRVVNEFDPSFWEQPVENGVSVHDFIRNWFHHSLEAYLTRYSEQRAFFDQRLTLLKNKDLPAANLSAFFDEEKWLEWMGIKDDPAPFTIGLRLEEPADEDGDWSLELFLRDKKQPDVMINPNQVSSLPRGWKPYLEKVAVEENRWGRLFPWLQDGNGLLRRLTEDQAWTFLTEASEVLLALGVEILLPSWWEAMKNANLKVKARVKGTSSHRRSFVGLDAMLDYDWRFSMNGVDLSEEEFRKLVEEKRRLVYIRGRWIKLDPNFIRQIQDLMKKAEKEGLHIRDLLEQELIAAEEDAGDELDNPKAFARIQIELNNQWKQMIRQLSEINEIPEMPVPAGLHGELRPYQRRGMSWLLFLRRFGFGAVLADDMGLGKTVQLISYLLSVKESDDAGPALIVCPTSVLGNWQKELERFAPGLNVYLHYGPARLKGEAFKEEALRADVVLTSYGLTHLDLEEFESLTWGTIAIDEAQNIKNAQTKQSRAVRRLKGRHHIALTGTPMENRLAELWSIFDFTNHGYLGSLGQFQKRFVIPIEKDERKDKIKELQALIRPFLLRRTKKNEEVALNLPDKLEQKEYCPLTAEQASLYEQLVRDTFAEIEKLSGFERKGLVLQMLSKLKQLCNHPALYLKEVKPRDLLERSSKLEKLNELVEAVLDQGESCLIFTQYLEMGEMIRTVLKNMHGIEVPFLNGSVPKKLRDDMIERFQNGKFPVFLLSLKAGGTGLNLTAANHVIHYDRWWNPAVENQATDRAYRIGQNRFVHVHKLISTGTLEEKIDAMIEKKQSLNDQIIQSENWITELSTDELRDLVFLG from the coding sequence ATGTATGAGACTAGATCTTTACAGATTGCAATTACACCAATCGGTGAACGTTTTTTTATCACCGCCCAAAGCGAAAATTTTATAGAGGCTTCCCAGTGGAAACACCTTCTTTTTCATCGTCATGAAGAAAGTTTTTATGGGACCCTCCTTGATGTTGAAACCGTGGATGGAGTCGAAGGTGTTTTTGTGAATGGCTGGCAGCTTGTGACGCTGTTTGCGAAAGAGCAATTCAACCGCCTTATTGATTGGGACTGGGATGAAACGTCCCAAATATGCCTTTCTGCGGCACCGGCCATTTACGATGCGATTGTTGAAAAAGAATGGCGCCCTGATTTTTCATTACTCGGTGAAGACGAGTTTCGGTGGGCGCTTCCGGATCGGGTCGTCAACGAATTTGACCCGTCTTTTTGGGAACAACCTGTTGAAAATGGCGTGTCCGTTCATGATTTTATCCGGAACTGGTTCCACCATTCGCTTGAAGCTTACTTAACGAGATATTCTGAACAAAGAGCATTTTTCGACCAAAGGCTTACATTGTTGAAAAATAAAGACTTGCCTGCAGCAAATTTGTCTGCTTTTTTTGATGAAGAAAAGTGGCTGGAATGGATGGGCATCAAGGATGATCCTGCCCCATTCACGATCGGACTGCGGCTTGAGGAACCGGCTGATGAAGATGGCGATTGGAGCTTGGAGCTCTTTTTGCGGGATAAAAAACAGCCTGACGTCATGATTAATCCGAATCAAGTTTCATCGCTTCCGCGCGGTTGGAAACCGTATTTAGAAAAAGTGGCTGTCGAGGAAAACCGATGGGGCCGATTGTTCCCGTGGCTGCAAGATGGGAACGGCCTTCTTCGCCGCTTGACAGAGGACCAGGCATGGACATTTTTAACCGAAGCTAGTGAAGTATTGCTTGCTCTCGGTGTTGAGATCCTGCTTCCTTCCTGGTGGGAGGCAATGAAAAATGCCAACTTAAAAGTAAAAGCCCGTGTAAAAGGAACGTCAAGCCACCGCCGTTCATTTGTCGGCCTTGACGCGATGCTCGACTACGATTGGCGTTTTTCCATGAATGGCGTTGATTTGTCCGAAGAAGAGTTCCGCAAGCTTGTCGAGGAAAAAAGGCGGCTTGTGTATATTCGCGGCCGCTGGATCAAACTTGATCCGAACTTTATCCGCCAAATTCAGGATTTAATGAAAAAAGCGGAAAAGGAAGGCCTGCACATTCGCGACCTGCTTGAACAGGAACTGATAGCTGCTGAAGAAGATGCGGGGGATGAACTCGACAACCCGAAAGCATTTGCCCGGATTCAAATCGAGCTGAACAATCAATGGAAGCAAATGATCCGTCAGCTTTCTGAAATCAATGAAATTCCGGAAATGCCGGTTCCTGCCGGTTTACACGGCGAACTCAGGCCATACCAGCGGCGCGGCATGAGCTGGCTCTTGTTTTTGCGTCGCTTCGGTTTTGGCGCCGTCCTGGCCGATGATATGGGACTGGGAAAAACCGTTCAGCTCATTTCCTATTTACTTTCAGTGAAAGAAAGTGATGATGCCGGACCTGCCTTAATTGTGTGCCCTACATCGGTTCTTGGAAACTGGCAAAAAGAACTTGAACGGTTTGCTCCGGGACTGAACGTGTATCTGCATTACGGCCCGGCGCGGCTGAAAGGAGAAGCTTTTAAAGAAGAGGCTCTTCGTGCAGATGTCGTTTTAACATCATACGGCTTGACCCATCTCGATTTAGAGGAATTTGAATCGCTGACATGGGGAACGATCGCCATCGATGAAGCGCAAAATATAAAAAATGCGCAAACGAAACAATCGCGGGCAGTAAGGCGTTTAAAAGGCCGCCATCATATTGCCCTCACCGGAACGCCGATGGAAAACCGGCTAGCCGAGCTCTGGTCGATTTTTGATTTTACCAATCACGGCTATCTTGGAAGTTTAGGACAATTTCAGAAACGATTTGTTATTCCGATTGAGAAAGATGAGCGAAAGGATAAGATTAAAGAACTTCAAGCACTGATTCGCCCTTTCCTCTTGCGCCGGACGAAAAAGAATGAAGAAGTCGCATTGAACCTGCCGGATAAACTTGAGCAAAAAGAATACTGCCCGTTGACAGCTGAACAGGCGTCGTTATACGAGCAGCTTGTCCGCGACACGTTTGCTGAGATTGAAAAATTGTCAGGGTTTGAGCGAAAAGGCCTTGTCTTACAGATGCTCAGTAAGTTGAAGCAGCTTTGCAACCACCCTGCTCTTTACTTGAAAGAAGTAAAACCGCGGGACTTGCTTGAACGTTCTTCCAAGCTGGAAAAATTAAATGAACTAGTCGAAGCAGTTCTTGACCAAGGCGAAAGCTGTTTAATTTTTACCCAGTATCTTGAAATGGGCGAAATGATCCGAACTGTTTTGAAAAATATGCATGGGATCGAAGTTCCATTTTTAAACGGAAGCGTGCCGAAAAAACTGCGCGATGATATGATTGAACGCTTCCAGAACGGCAAATTCCCTGTGTTTTTGCTGTCATTAAAAGCAGGCGGCACCGGCTTAAACTTAACGGCCGCCAACCATGTTATCCATTATGACCGCTGGTGGAATCCAGCGGTTGAAAACCAGGCCACCGACAGAGCGTACCGCATCGGCCAAAATCGGTTTGTGCACGTTCACAAACTGATCAGCACCGGCACATTAGAAGAAAAAATCGATGCGATGATTGAAAAAAAGCAATCATTAAATGATCAAATCATACAAAGCGAAAACTGGATTACCGAGCTTTCGACTGATGAATTGAGGGATTTGGTATTTTTGGGGTAG